From a single Agrobacterium tumefaciens genomic region:
- a CDS encoding Re/Si-specific NAD(P)(+) transhydrogenase subunit alpha — protein MKIGTPKELYEGEARVGMTPDSAQALQKLGYDCILETGAGKAAGFSDDAYRAAGVTVVDSADALYAGSDIIAKVRPPETSEIDRLSSDKTLISFFYPAQNKDLLEQAKEKGANVIAMDMVPRISRAQKMDALSSMANIAGYRAVIEAGNNFGRFFTGQVTAAGKVPPAKVLVIGAGVAGLAAIGTATSLGAITYAFDVRPEVAEQIESMGAEFVYLDFADQQQDGAATGGYAAPSSPEFREKQLEKFRELAPQIDIVITTALIPGRDAPKLWLADMVAMMKPGSVIIDLAAERGGNCDLTVPDQRVVSDNGVIVIGYTDFPSRMAAQASTLYATNIRHMMTDLTPAKDGKPVHNMEDDVIRGATVTYQGEITFPPPPPKIQAIAAQKPKERAKELSPEEKHAKERAEFKAQTKNQVGLLVIGTALLLLVGLFAPASFMSHFIVFVLACFIGFQVIWNVSHSLHTPLMAVTNAISGIVILGALLQIGSGNWLVVILASLSVLIATINIVGGFLVTRRMLAMFQKS, from the coding sequence TTGAAGATCGGGACGCCCAAGGAATTATATGAAGGCGAGGCGCGCGTCGGCATGACGCCCGACAGCGCCCAGGCATTGCAGAAACTCGGATATGATTGCATCCTCGAAACCGGTGCAGGCAAGGCGGCGGGATTTTCCGACGACGCCTATCGCGCAGCCGGCGTCACCGTCGTCGATAGCGCGGATGCGCTTTACGCCGGATCCGACATCATCGCCAAGGTTCGTCCGCCGGAAACGTCGGAGATTGATCGCCTGTCTTCGGACAAGACGCTGATCTCGTTCTTCTATCCCGCCCAGAACAAGGACCTTCTGGAGCAGGCCAAGGAAAAGGGCGCCAATGTCATCGCCATGGACATGGTGCCGCGCATTTCCCGCGCCCAGAAGATGGACGCGCTGTCTTCCATGGCCAATATCGCCGGTTATCGCGCCGTGATCGAAGCCGGCAATAATTTTGGCCGCTTCTTCACCGGTCAGGTCACCGCCGCCGGCAAGGTTCCCCCCGCCAAGGTGCTGGTGATCGGTGCCGGCGTTGCCGGTCTTGCGGCCATCGGCACGGCCACCTCGCTCGGCGCCATCACCTATGCCTTCGACGTTCGCCCGGAAGTGGCCGAACAGATCGAATCCATGGGCGCGGAATTCGTCTATCTCGATTTCGCCGATCAACAGCAGGACGGCGCCGCCACCGGCGGTTATGCCGCCCCCTCCTCGCCGGAATTCCGCGAGAAGCAGCTGGAGAAGTTCCGCGAGCTCGCACCGCAGATCGATATCGTCATCACCACGGCGCTCATTCCGGGTCGTGACGCCCCGAAACTGTGGCTCGCCGACATGGTGGCGATGATGAAGCCGGGTTCCGTTATCATCGATCTTGCGGCCGAGCGCGGCGGCAATTGCGATCTGACGGTGCCTGACCAGCGCGTGGTGTCCGACAACGGCGTCATCGTCATCGGCTATACGGATTTTCCAAGCCGCATGGCGGCGCAGGCCTCGACGCTCTATGCCACCAACATCCGCCACATGATGACCGATCTGACGCCCGCCAAGGACGGCAAGCCGGTTCACAACATGGAAGACGACGTCATCCGTGGCGCCACCGTCACCTATCAGGGCGAGATAACTTTCCCGCCGCCGCCGCCGAAAATCCAGGCGATTGCCGCGCAGAAACCGAAGGAAAGAGCCAAAGAGCTTTCGCCCGAGGAAAAGCACGCGAAAGAACGGGCCGAGTTCAAGGCGCAGACGAAAAACCAGGTCGGACTGCTCGTCATCGGCACGGCACTGCTGCTTCTCGTCGGTCTGTTTGCACCGGCAAGCTTCATGAGCCACTTCATCGTCTTCGTGCTCGCCTGCTTCATCGGTTTCCAGGTGATCTGGAATGTCAGCCACTCGCTGCACACGCCGCTGATGGCGGTGACGAATGCCATTTCCGGCATCGTCATTCTGGGCGCGCTGCTGCAGATCGGCTCCGGCAACTGGCTGGTGGTGATCCTTGCCTCGCTTTCCGTCCTGATCGCGACGATCAACATCGTCGGCGGTTTCCTCGTGACACGGCGCATGCTCGCCATGTTCCAGAAGTCCTGA
- a CDS encoding NAD(P)(+) transhydrogenase (Re/Si-specific) subunit beta, which yields MTIGIVSAAYVAAAVLFILSLGGLSGQESAKRAVWYGITGMGLAAAATVFGPDVGIGFIVLLMIAGGSVLGYYVASRVQMTEMPQLVAALHSFVGLAAVFIGFNAHIEEAHVASLDEAARALLTGFSAILAHKTPVELAIMKVEVFLGVFIGAVTFTGSVVAFGKLAGKVDGKAKKLPGGHVLNAGAAILSLVLLIMYCNGAGAWSLVLMTLLAFFIGYHLIMGIGGADMPVVVSMLNSYSGWAAAAIGFTLGNDLLIVTGALVGSSGAILSYIMCKAMNRSFVSVILGGFGGTTGPAMEIEGEQVAIDAEGVAAALNDADSVIIVPGYGMAVAQAQSAVSELTRKLRADGKTVRFAIHPVAGRLPGHMNVLLAEAKVPYDIVLEMDEINDDFPNTDVVIVIGSNDIVNPAAQDDPNSPIAGMPVLEVWKSKLVIVSKRGQGTGYSGIENPLFYKDNTRMFYGDAKKSINDLLPLIK from the coding sequence ATGACCATTGGTATCGTTTCCGCGGCCTATGTTGCCGCAGCCGTTCTTTTCATCCTTTCGCTTGGCGGCCTTTCCGGCCAGGAAAGCGCCAAACGCGCCGTCTGGTACGGCATAACGGGCATGGGGCTTGCCGCCGCCGCCACGGTCTTCGGACCTGATGTCGGCATAGGCTTCATCGTCCTGTTGATGATCGCGGGTGGCTCCGTCCTCGGTTATTACGTCGCAAGCCGCGTACAGATGACCGAAATGCCGCAGCTTGTGGCAGCCCTTCACTCCTTCGTTGGCCTTGCCGCCGTCTTCATCGGCTTCAACGCCCATATCGAGGAAGCGCATGTCGCCTCGCTCGATGAGGCGGCGCGCGCGCTGCTGACAGGCTTTTCCGCCATCCTCGCCCATAAGACGCCTGTCGAACTGGCGATCATGAAGGTCGAGGTCTTCCTCGGCGTCTTCATCGGCGCGGTCACCTTCACCGGCTCCGTCGTCGCCTTCGGCAAGCTTGCCGGCAAGGTGGACGGCAAGGCGAAGAAACTGCCGGGTGGACATGTTCTTAATGCGGGCGCCGCGATCCTGTCGCTCGTGCTGCTCATCATGTATTGCAACGGTGCGGGCGCATGGTCGCTGGTGCTGATGACGCTGCTGGCCTTCTTCATCGGTTACCACCTGATCATGGGCATCGGCGGTGCCGACATGCCTGTCGTCGTCTCGATGCTGAACAGCTATTCCGGCTGGGCGGCAGCAGCCATCGGCTTCACGCTCGGCAACGATCTGCTGATCGTCACCGGTGCGCTGGTCGGCTCTTCGGGTGCAATTCTGTCCTACATCATGTGCAAGGCCATGAACCGCTCCTTCGTCTCGGTCATCCTCGGCGGCTTCGGCGGCACGACGGGTCCGGCGATGGAAATCGAGGGCGAACAGGTCGCCATCGACGCCGAAGGTGTCGCAGCGGCTTTGAACGATGCCGACAGCGTCATCATCGTGCCCGGTTACGGCATGGCGGTAGCGCAGGCGCAAAGCGCGGTCTCCGAACTCACTCGCAAGCTGCGCGCCGACGGCAAGACCGTACGCTTCGCCATCCACCCGGTGGCGGGCCGCCTTCCCGGCCACATGAACGTGCTGCTCGCCGAAGCCAAGGTGCCTTACGACATCGTGCTGGAAATGGACGAGATCAATGACGATTTCCCCAATACCGACGTCGTCATCGTCATCGGCTCCAACGACATCGTCAATCCGGCGGCGCAGGACGATCCAAACTCACCCATCGCCGGCATGCCGGTTCTGGAAGTGTGGAAATCGAAGCTCGTCATCGTCTCCAAGCGTGGCCAGGGCACGGGTTACTCCGGTATCGAGAACCCGCTGTTCTACAAAGACAATACGCGGATGTTCTACGGCGATGCGAAGAAATCGATCAACGACCTTCTGCCGCTGATCAAGTAA
- the rutF gene encoding NADH-dependent FMN reductase RutF codes for MRMMSLEKEAEMETKTAQERSLEYRNAMARLGAAVNIVTTNGAAGRAGFAATAVCSVSDNPPTLLVCLNRNASAYKVVKTNGVICVNTLAAHHEVLSTLFGGKTPADERFAAGSWGVLETGAPVLEDALVSFDCRIREAHDGGTHDILICDVVGMKINAGDEALMYFNRRYRVL; via the coding sequence ATGCGGATGATGTCTCTTGAAAAGGAAGCGGAAATGGAGACGAAGACTGCACAGGAGCGCAGCCTCGAATACAGAAACGCCATGGCGCGGCTCGGTGCGGCGGTCAACATCGTCACTACCAATGGTGCCGCTGGCCGCGCGGGCTTTGCAGCAACTGCCGTTTGCAGCGTTTCCGACAATCCGCCCACGCTTCTCGTCTGCCTCAACCGCAATGCTTCAGCCTATAAGGTGGTGAAGACAAACGGTGTCATCTGCGTCAACACGCTCGCCGCGCATCACGAGGTGCTGAGCACGCTTTTTGGTGGCAAGACACCCGCCGATGAACGTTTTGCTGCCGGCAGCTGGGGCGTGCTTGAAACCGGCGCACCCGTTCTGGAAGACGCGCTCGTCTCTTTCGACTGCCGCATCCGCGAAGCCCATGACGGTGGCACGCATGATATCCTCATCTGCGATGTTGTCGGTATGAAGATTAATGCGGGCGATGAGGCGCTGATGTATTTCAACCGGCGTTACCGGGTGCTTTGA
- a CDS encoding malonic semialdehyde reductase, with the protein MTTALDDKALATLFTEARTHNGWTDKPVSDETLGALYDLTKMGPTSANCSPGRFVFVRSPEAKEKLRPALSSGNLEKTMAAPVTVIAAIDSEFYEKLPMLFPHADARSWFTSSPAVAEETAFRNGTLQAGYLILAARALGLDTGAMSGFDKGKVDAAFFAGTTWKSNFLINLGHGDPSKLFGRLPRLGFEDACVLA; encoded by the coding sequence ATGACGACAGCACTGGACGACAAGGCACTTGCAACGCTCTTCACCGAAGCACGCACCCACAATGGCTGGACAGACAAGCCGGTCAGCGACGAGACGCTAGGCGCGCTGTACGATCTGACGAAGATGGGGCCGACTTCGGCCAATTGCTCGCCCGGCCGTTTCGTGTTCGTGCGCAGCCCGGAAGCGAAGGAAAAGCTTCGGCCGGCGCTGTCTTCCGGCAATCTTGAAAAGACCATGGCGGCACCCGTGACCGTCATCGCTGCCATCGATAGTGAATTTTACGAGAAACTGCCGATGCTGTTTCCCCATGCCGATGCCCGTTCGTGGTTCACGTCCAGCCCTGCTGTCGCCGAGGAAACGGCCTTTCGCAATGGCACCCTGCAGGCGGGTTATCTCATTCTCGCGGCCCGGGCTTTGGGGCTGGATACCGGGGCCATGTCCGGTTTCGACAAGGGCAAGGTGGATGCGGCGTTTTTCGCCGGCACGACGTGGAAATCCAATTTCCTGATCAATCTCGGTCATGGCGATCCGTCGAAGCTCTTCGGCCGGCTGCCGCGGCTTGGCTTTGAAGACGCCTGTGTGCTGGCTTGA
- the rutD gene encoding pyrimidine utilization protein D, whose product MMHFEVHGRTDPEAPTILLSSGLGGSGAYWAPQIEALADHFRIVTYDHRGTGRTGGEVPLDGGISAMADDVLEIVSALNLETFHFMGHALGGLIGLDIALRRPGIIDRLVLINAWSKADPHSGRCFDVRIELLEKSGVEAFVKAQPLFLYPAAWMSEHQERLARDDVHGVAHFQGRANVLRRIAALRAFDVDRRLGDVGNPVLVVGTKDDLLVPYTRSLRLVEGLPQGELCLLDFGAHAVNITEPDLFNARLLQFLLPATRTF is encoded by the coding sequence ATGATGCATTTCGAGGTTCATGGCCGCACCGACCCTGAAGCGCCCACCATCCTGCTGTCATCGGGACTGGGCGGATCGGGCGCCTATTGGGCACCGCAGATCGAAGCCCTTGCCGATCATTTCCGGATCGTCACCTATGACCATCGCGGAACCGGCAGGACCGGCGGCGAGGTGCCGCTGGATGGCGGCATATCGGCGATGGCGGATGATGTGCTGGAAATCGTCTCGGCGCTGAACCTCGAAACATTCCACTTCATGGGCCACGCGCTTGGCGGACTGATCGGTCTCGATATCGCGCTGCGCAGGCCCGGCATCATCGACAGGCTGGTTCTCATCAATGCATGGAGCAAGGCCGATCCGCATTCCGGGCGCTGCTTCGATGTGCGGATCGAGCTTCTGGAGAAATCCGGTGTCGAGGCATTCGTCAAAGCCCAGCCGCTGTTTCTTTATCCGGCCGCCTGGATGTCGGAACATCAGGAACGGCTGGCCCGCGACGACGTGCATGGCGTCGCGCATTTTCAGGGCAGGGCGAATGTGCTGCGGCGTATTGCGGCGCTTCGGGCTTTTGATGTCGACCGTCGACTTGGCGATGTCGGCAATCCGGTTCTGGTGGTGGGCACGAAAGACGATCTTCTGGTGCCCTATACCCGCTCCCTGCGTCTCGTTGAGGGTTTGCCGCAGGGCGAACTCTGCCTTCTCGATTTCGGGGCGCATGCGGTCAATATTACCGAACCTGACCTTTTCAACGCACGACTTTTGCAGTTTCTGCTACCGGCAACACGAACATTCTGA
- the rutC gene encoding pyrimidine utilization protein C: MPKKIVVPAGTSKPIAPFSPGTLADGVVYVSGTLPFDKDNNVVHVGDASAQTRHVLDTIKSVIETAGGTMEDVTMNHIFITDWANYQAVNTVYAEYFPGDKPARYCIQCGLVKPDALVEIATVAHIGK; the protein is encoded by the coding sequence ATGCCGAAGAAGATTGTCGTGCCCGCCGGCACCAGCAAACCCATCGCTCCCTTTTCACCGGGAACCCTTGCCGATGGCGTGGTTTATGTTTCCGGCACGCTGCCTTTCGACAAGGACAATAATGTCGTGCATGTGGGCGATGCCAGTGCGCAGACCCGCCATGTTCTTGACACCATCAAGTCCGTCATCGAAACCGCCGGCGGCACGATGGAGGATGTGACGATGAACCATATTTTCATCACCGACTGGGCGAACTACCAGGCCGTCAACACGGTCTATGCCGAATATTTCCCCGGCGACAAGCCGGCGCGGTATTGCATCCAGTGCGGCCTTGTGAAGCCCGACGCGCTGGTGGAAATCGCCACCGTCGCCCATATCGGCAAATAA
- the rutB gene encoding pyrimidine utilization protein B, protein MSEAVVAGYKGPESRSESVTLPARPEPITLKPSETAVVVVDMQNAYSTEGGYVDLAGFDISGAKGTIANIKKTLDAARAAGVQVIYFQNGWDKDYVEAGGPGSPNWHKSNALKTMRKRPELQGQLLAKGTWDYAIVDELQPQPGDILVPKTRYSGFFNTNMDSVLRARGIRNLVFVGIATNVCVESSLRDAFHLEYFGVMLEDATHHLGPDYIQQATVYNVEKFFGWVATVNDFCGVISQAAPVSA, encoded by the coding sequence ATGAGCGAAGCCGTCGTGGCGGGCTACAAGGGACCGGAAAGCCGTTCGGAAAGTGTCACTCTTCCCGCAAGGCCGGAGCCGATTACCCTGAAACCCAGCGAGACCGCCGTTGTCGTGGTCGACATGCAGAACGCCTATTCGACAGAGGGCGGTTATGTCGATCTGGCCGGGTTCGATATATCAGGGGCCAAGGGCACCATCGCCAACATCAAGAAGACGCTGGATGCGGCGCGCGCAGCAGGTGTTCAGGTCATTTATTTCCAGAATGGCTGGGACAAGGATTATGTTGAGGCGGGCGGGCCGGGTTCACCCAACTGGCACAAGTCCAACGCCCTGAAGACCATGCGCAAGAGGCCGGAACTGCAGGGCCAGCTTTTGGCCAAGGGCACGTGGGATTATGCCATCGTCGATGAGTTGCAACCGCAGCCGGGCGATATTCTGGTGCCGAAAACGCGTTATAGCGGGTTCTTCAACACCAATATGGACAGCGTTTTGCGCGCCCGCGGCATCCGCAATCTGGTGTTCGTCGGCATCGCCACCAATGTCTGCGTCGAAAGCTCGCTGCGCGATGCCTTCCATCTCGAATATTTCGGGGTGATGCTGGAAGATGCCACCCATCATCTGGGTCCGGACTATATCCAGCAGGCGACGGTCTACAATGTCGAGAAATTTTTCGGCTGGGTCGCCACCGTCAATGATTTCTGCGGTGTCATCTCGCAGGCCGCACCCGTCAGCGCTTGA
- the rutA gene encoding pyrimidine utilization protein A — protein MEVGVFIPIGNNGWLLSENAPQYKPSFDLNKAITLKAEQYGFDFALSMIKLRGFGGKTEFWDYNLESFTLMAGLAAVTSKIKLFGTAATLVMPPAIVARMATTIDSISGGRFGINLITGWQRPEYSQMGLWPGDDYFGDRYEYLGEYTTVLKELLTDGQSDFNGKFFKMEDCRMKPVPQGDVKLICAGSSNSGMAFSAKFADYSFCFGVGVNTPKAFAPTNERLLAATEKSGREVKSVVLTMVLAEEKSEDAWAKWEHYKAGADEDAIKWLGLQSAVDTKSGSDTNVRHMSNPVSAVNINMGTLIGSYEEVAAMLDEMSEVPGTGGVMLTFDDFLEGVEKFGKYVQPLMKSRAHVQAGLEAAE, from the coding sequence ATGGAAGTTGGTGTTTTTATCCCGATCGGGAACAATGGGTGGCTTCTTTCTGAAAACGCGCCGCAATACAAGCCGAGCTTCGACTTGAACAAGGCGATCACGCTGAAGGCGGAGCAGTATGGCTTCGACTTTGCGCTGTCGATGATCAAGCTGCGCGGCTTCGGCGGCAAGACAGAGTTCTGGGATTATAATCTGGAATCCTTCACGCTGATGGCGGGCCTTGCCGCCGTCACCTCCAAGATCAAACTGTTCGGCACGGCCGCCACGCTGGTCATGCCGCCGGCCATTGTTGCCCGCATGGCAACGACGATCGATTCCATTTCCGGCGGCCGTTTCGGCATCAACCTGATTACCGGCTGGCAGCGGCCGGAATACAGCCAGATGGGGCTCTGGCCGGGCGATGATTATTTCGGTGATCGCTACGAATATCTCGGCGAATACACCACCGTTCTGAAAGAGTTGCTGACGGACGGGCAATCGGATTTCAACGGCAAGTTCTTCAAGATGGAAGATTGCCGCATGAAGCCGGTGCCGCAGGGCGATGTTAAGCTCATCTGCGCCGGCTCTTCCAATTCCGGCATGGCGTTCTCGGCCAAGTTCGCCGATTACAGCTTTTGCTTCGGTGTCGGCGTCAATACGCCGAAGGCCTTCGCGCCCACCAACGAGCGGCTTTTGGCGGCAACGGAAAAGTCCGGCCGCGAGGTCAAATCCGTCGTGCTGACGATGGTGCTTGCCGAGGAAAAATCCGAAGATGCCTGGGCGAAGTGGGAGCACTACAAGGCGGGTGCGGATGAGGATGCCATCAAGTGGCTCGGCCTGCAAAGCGCCGTCGACACCAAATCCGGCTCCGATACCAATGTGCGGCACATGTCCAACCCGGTCTCGGCGGTCAACATCAACATGGGAACGTTGATCGGTTCCTATGAGGAAGTGGCGGCCATGCTGGATGAAATGAGCGAAGTGCCGGGAACGGGCGGCGTGATGCTGACCTTCGACGACTTCCTCGAAGGCGTTGAAAAATTCGGCAAATATGTGCAGCCGCTGATGAAGAGCCGCGCGCATGTTCAGGCCGGACTGGAGGCTGCGGAATGA
- a CDS encoding biliverdin-producing heme oxygenase, producing the protein MTIAEQTAPVAEIEQSRVKRLKAATRGAHGDLDTFIMASKPFESRENFGKFVETQYLFHRDLDVFFSNATLDGLLPDLKGRRRLAMIEQDLADLDLAIPEAKAARFTGETPFDLPEAMGWLYVVEGSNLGAAFLLKDAAKLGLTEEFGARHLAGAPEGRGLHWRTFTAALDEIALTVEEEERVVAGAEAAFRAVHAYAQQRLV; encoded by the coding sequence ATGACCATTGCGGAGCAGACAGCGCCTGTGGCAGAGATTGAACAGAGCCGCGTCAAGCGCCTGAAGGCGGCGACGCGTGGCGCCCATGGCGATCTCGATACCTTCATCATGGCATCCAAGCCGTTCGAGAGCCGGGAAAACTTCGGCAAATTCGTCGAAACCCAATATCTTTTCCATCGCGACCTCGACGTTTTCTTTTCCAATGCCACGCTTGATGGCCTGCTTCCCGATCTCAAAGGCCGCCGCCGTCTCGCCATGATCGAGCAGGACCTTGCCGATCTCGATCTTGCTATTCCGGAAGCCAAGGCTGCGCGTTTCACCGGCGAAACGCCGTTCGATCTGCCGGAGGCGATGGGCTGGCTTTATGTGGTCGAAGGCTCCAATCTCGGTGCGGCTTTCCTGCTGAAAGATGCGGCCAAGCTTGGCCTGACCGAAGAATTCGGCGCGCGCCATCTGGCCGGAGCACCGGAAGGACGCGGCCTGCACTGGCGCACGTTCACCGCAGCACTCGATGAAATTGCGCTGACGGTTGAAGAGGAAGAGCGGGTTGTCGCGGGTGCCGAGGCTGCGTTCCGGGCCGTACATGCCTATGCGCAGCAGCGCCTCGTCTGA
- a CDS encoding dihydrodipicolinate synthase family protein, producing the protein MTQKFGLSAALTTPFKADGNVDIDAMIAHARRCLANGCDSVTLFGTTGEGCSVGSRERQIILSRFIEAGIEPSRLVTGVLVDSIEDAAEQSAEALSAGARNILLAPPSYFKNVSDDGLFAWFSAVFAKIGKDARDILVYNIPSVTMVTLSVELVGRLREAFPGIVTGVKDSSGNWSHTERLLKEHGDLAILIGDERDLARGVRLGGQGAISGVANFLTQEVRAMAVDGKDDKRIVDLVVELLKFPVTPAVKVLVSHTTGENIWADVRAPLVTISAEDRRRIEGAFDALFRKQAA; encoded by the coding sequence TTGACCCAGAAATTCGGCCTTTCAGCAGCCCTGACGACACCGTTCAAAGCGGATGGAAACGTCGATATCGATGCGATGATCGCGCATGCCCGCCGCTGCCTTGCAAATGGCTGCGACAGCGTGACACTGTTCGGCACCACCGGCGAGGGGTGCTCGGTCGGCAGCCGTGAACGGCAGATCATTCTTTCCCGTTTCATTGAAGCTGGCATTGAACCCTCCCGCCTCGTCACCGGCGTTCTGGTGGATTCCATCGAGGATGCGGCCGAACAATCGGCGGAAGCGTTGAGCGCGGGCGCTCGCAATATCCTTCTCGCCCCGCCTTCCTATTTCAAGAATGTCAGCGATGACGGGCTGTTTGCCTGGTTCTCTGCCGTTTTTGCAAAAATCGGCAAGGATGCCCGTGACATTCTCGTCTACAACATTCCGTCCGTGACCATGGTGACATTGTCGGTCGAGCTGGTGGGACGGCTGAGAGAAGCCTTCCCCGGCATCGTCACCGGCGTCAAGGATTCCTCCGGCAACTGGAGCCATACAGAGCGTCTGCTGAAGGAGCACGGCGACCTCGCCATCCTGATCGGCGATGAGCGCGATCTCGCCAGGGGCGTTCGCCTCGGCGGTCAGGGCGCGATATCGGGCGTTGCCAATTTCCTGACGCAGGAAGTGCGCGCCATGGCCGTTGACGGCAAGGACGACAAGCGCATCGTCGATCTTGTTGTGGAACTTCTGAAATTTCCGGTTACGCCTGCCGTCAAGGTGCTGGTATCACACACGACAGGCGAAAATATCTGGGCGGATGTGCGCGCACCGCTCGTTACGATTTCGGCTGAAGACCGGCGGCGGATCGAAGGCGCTTTCGATGCGCTGTTTCGCAAACAGGCCGCTTGA
- a CDS encoding GntR family transcriptional regulator — MDDTGEQTLRERAYESFTHHLLSRDVRPGQFISQRRLVELTGLPLGAIREAIPRLEAEGLIKTVPQRGLQVAHIDINLIREAFQFRIFLEKEAVALFTRSASDETIAKLLKQHRDIAEAAENNGESPELDQHAQQVDWGMHDAFIDALGNSIISNAYRVNSIKMRLINQERFRIAGHVKSVMKEHLAILEAIERRSVEDAVERLTAHIRNARDRALAV; from the coding sequence ATGGACGATACCGGCGAACAGACATTGCGGGAACGGGCGTATGAAAGCTTTACGCATCACCTTCTCTCGCGTGATGTTCGCCCGGGGCAATTCATCTCGCAACGCCGCCTCGTGGAACTGACGGGTCTGCCGCTGGGGGCGATCCGGGAGGCAATTCCGCGGCTGGAGGCGGAAGGGCTGATCAAGACCGTGCCGCAACGCGGCTTGCAGGTCGCCCATATCGACATCAACCTTATCCGTGAGGCATTCCAGTTCCGCATCTTCCTCGAAAAGGAAGCCGTGGCGCTGTTTACCCGTTCGGCTTCCGACGAAACTATCGCCAAGCTTCTGAAACAGCATCGCGATATCGCCGAAGCGGCTGAAAATAATGGAGAATCGCCGGAGCTCGATCAGCATGCGCAACAGGTGGACTGGGGCATGCACGATGCCTTCATCGATGCGCTCGGCAATTCGATCATCTCGAACGCCTATCGGGTCAATTCCATCAAGATGCGCCTCATCAACCAGGAGCGCTTTCGCATCGCCGGCCATGTGAAGTCGGTGATGAAGGAACATCTCGCCATTCTCGAGGCCATCGAGAGGCGATCCGTCGAAGACGCCGTGGAGCGTCTGACCGCCCATATCCGCAACGCAAGGGACAGGGCGCTGGCGGTATAG